In Rhodopirellula sp. P2, the DNA window ATCAGGTGGTCAATCACATCGCCCTTGGCATCGGTCACGGAGCTGATCTTGTAGCCACCGTCAAAGGCTTGTTGAGCGAGCATGGTTTCGACGAACTTGAATGTCGCCTGAGAGCTGATTCCGGGGGCTGCTTGACTGGTGATCGCAACGGAATCGTTTTTGAATCGGTTCTGATCCAGTTGCACCCACAGGTAATCCAGGGTGTCGGGGGATTGGTTGTGGTAGGTGATTTGGCAATTGCCGCTGAGCGATTGGTTTTCGTCATTCAACACGATGTCGATGGCGTAGTCGGCGCGTTGTTGCCAGTACTGAGGTCCCGGGGCACCGGATGCTGTTCGGTAAACGTTGGGCGTCGGCAACCAGGGTTCCAGCGGGTGGAACTTGTCCGTCGGGTCACCATGCTTGGGGTTGGGCAGCGGTTGAGCGGAGGCGGAGTTGCAAGCGAACGCGGTCAGCATCCACGCCAATCCGACGGTCAAGCAGACCATTGCGGAGGTGAGACCTGAATTCGAGCAGGGGGCAGCGAGACGTGAAGGCAGGATCGATCGAAATCGCATCACAATAAAGACCTGAGGCGGTGAGGTACCAAACTGGGATCAAACTGATGTTTCTACAGGATACTTCGTCCGCAATCGCGATTTGTCCCCGTGCCAGGTTCTATTTGGTTAGGGAGTTCATTTTCTCTGCAGATTTGAATTGCTGGGATGTCAAGTCCCATGGATTCCTCCCTTGAGGGGCTTCCTCGGTGTTCCAGTTCGAGAAAAAACGATTCAAACGTTACAGTCCGAATGACCGGCACGAATTCACGGTTCAGCGACAATCCGATTCGATAAGCCCCGCCCATCTGGCAAAGCCGGGCTAGGTTTTCGTCAGAGTAGGAGCGTGATCCTGCCGCATTGATTCACAACCGAATGAAACCCTTTCCATGTCCCAGCGACCCTTCTTGCGATCGATCAAGCGATTTTTGCTCGAAGAAGATGGCCCCACTGCCGTCGAGTACGCCGTGATGCTGTCACTGATCATCGTGACCGCCGCGGCGGGAATCAGCATTTTGGTGACCGAGACAAGCAATAGCTTGAGCCATTCGTCTGACGCCATCGCCAACTGAATTGGATTTGCTCCCATGAAATCCCAGCGACCCAAACGTCCGCTTCGGCAGCAATTGCTCATCGACAGCGATGTCCAAGTGGCGTTGATTCTACGTGCCGTTCTGTATGGAACCGCGTGTGTGACCTATTTCGTGGTGATTCAGTTCTTCACTCAGTCGATGATCCACCCCGGTGTCGCGACAGCGGACCTGTTTCTGTCCCTCACTGACGAGGCCATTTATTGGGTTCCCGGACTGTTGGTGCTCGGACCGCTGATGATCTACGACGTCTTGAAGGTCAGCAACCGATTTGCCGGGCCGATTTTCAGCATGCGTCGCGAGATGCAAAACCTGATCGACGGCAAAGAAGGACGCAACATCTCCTTTCGCAACGATGACCATTGGTCCGCAATGGCGATGCAGTTCAACACCATCCGTGAGGAAGTGCTGGAGTTGCGAGCCAAGCTGGGGGATCAAGCGGGAGCCGCGGAAGACGAAGACATCGACGACGAGGACGACAGCTGGATGGAAGCGACGCCGGAAGAGGAAGAGGAAGCAGCCGTTCCGGTCAGCTGAACCGGTGTGACTGAAATTCGGTGTGACTGAAATTCGGTGTGACTGAAATTCGGTGGACGGAATACCCTGACGCACCGCTCGCCCATCACCGCGACGACGCTGGCGTCGATCTCACGCCAAACCTGCGTCCCGCATCAGCAGCTGAAGGTCAGCCCAAGCCGCCTTCTTGGCCTCTGGATTTCTCAACAGGTACGCGGGGTGATAGATCACCAGCACCTTGCTCTCGTGATACTGGTGGAACTGTTGTCGAAGTCGACCGACCGACAGTTTGGTCTTCAGCAACGAATGAGCGCTGATTGCACCGAGGCACACGATGTATTCAGGTCGCAGAATCTGAAGCTGTTGCTCATAGTATGAGCGACAATTGTCGAGTTCGGTGGGTTCCGGATTGCGGTTCTCAGGCGGTCGGCATTTGACCGTGTTGAGCAAGTAAATGTCTTCGCGTTGAAGTTTGCAGGCTTGGACCATTTTGTCGAGCAACTGCCCTGCACGTCCGATGAACGGACGCCCGAGTCGATCCTCGTCCGCACCGGGGGCTTCTCCCAAGAACGCAAACCGGGCGGCAGAATTGCCTTCGCCAAAGACCGTTTGGGTTCGGCACTTGGCCAACATGCTGCACTTGGTGCATCCCGCCACGACGGACGCCAAATTGGCCAGTTCCGTTTCGCGGTCGGCAATCGGCAGGTTCTTTCCGGGGTAGGGATCGTCAGAGACCGAGAACGACTCGACCGGTTGCAAGCGATGTTGAGGGGCTCGGGGCGGGGTTTTGACGTCCGGGGCGATCGTTGCCGGATCGGCTGCTGCCGTGCTGGCCACTGAGGGGGGGGTGGGTTGCGTGCCCTCGGGCAGTGCAGCTTCCTCGGTGGGGGGGGCGACGGTCTGTTGCCAGCGTGATTGCCACGATTCGACCGATTCCGCATTCGGTTGGGGGATGAATCGGATGCCGACCCGTTGCAGGTGAGCCAGCAGTTCTCCCGTGGCTTCGCGAGCTTCGCCGGGATCGAGGTCGTTTTCTAGGGAGGTCATGAGCAACCGAGGAAGCGTTTTCGCGTCAAAAAAACGGTCATTGCGGGGAAGTTCGAGCAAGGAAGGGATTCTTGAAAAGCTCGACGCAGCTTACCATTGGCAGGTTACCACCGATTCGTCGTTCCTTTTACCCTCTGTTCAATTTTTGTCATGCCAGTCCCTCAAGTCGCCATCGTCGGTCGTCCCAATGTCGGCAAGAGCAGTGTGTTCAATTGGCTCGCACGCCGACGTCTCGCTATCGTTGATAACTTCGAAGGCGTGACGCGTGATCGAATGACCACCTTGATCGAGTCCGACGATCAGTTTTTTGAACTGGTCGACACGGGCGGAATGGGGGTCGAAGACGCCGACGACCTGACCAGCGATGTGCGCCGGCAAATTGACATGGCGATCGCTTCGGCGGACGTGATCCTGTTGGTCGTTGACGTGCAAACCGGGTTGATGCCGCTGGATCAAGAAGTCGTCGAACGCCTGCGGGGAGTGGAACGCCCCGTGATCTTGGTCGCCAACAAAGCGGACCAAGAGCACCAGGACATTCACGCCGATGAATTCCGCCAGCTCGGGCGCGGGCACCTGATCACCGTCAGCACGACTCAGAACCGGCACCGGGACGATCTGATCCAAGTCATCGTGGATCGGCTGCCCGAGAAAGACGAGGACTTGGTGGCTCCGCAGTCCTCCATGAAGGTGGCGATCGTCGGGCGTCGTAACGTTGGCAAAAGCACCTTCGTCAACACATTGGCGGAATCCGATCGGATGATCGTTAGCGAAGTCGCTGGGACAACCCGAGACAGTGTCGACGTGCGATTCGAAATCGACGGGCAAACGTTCCTGGCGATCGACACACCGGGGCTTCGCAAACGCAAATCCATTCGAACCGACTTGGACTTTTACGGTAGCCACCGGGCACAACGCAGCGTCCGTCGTGCGGACGTGGTGCTGATGTTCTTTGATGCCTTGGAAAAAGTCAGCAAGGTCGACAAGCAGCTCGTCGGCTACATCATGGAACACCACAAACCGGTGCTCTTCGTGGTCAATAAATGGGACAAGGTCGACAAAGAAGTGCCCACGGAACATTGGGTCAAATACCTGCGTCACCAATTCACCACGTTGTCCTACGCTCCGATCGCGTTCATCACCGGTCAAACTGGACGCAACGTCAAAGCGGTGATGAACCACGCCGCGATGCTTTACAAGCAAGCTCAAAGTCGAGTGTCCACAGGGGAGCTCAACCGGATTCTCCGAGCCGCGATCGACCAGCATCCACCGGCGATGTACCAAGGTCGTCGTCCCAAAATTTTCTACGCGACTCAGGTTTCGACCGAGCCACCCACGGTGGTCGTGATGTGCACCGACCCCAAAGCCTTCACCCATGATTACCAACGTTATCTGATCGCCTGGATGCGCGACCACCTGCCGTTTGGTGAAGTTCCGATCAAGCTGTACCTGCAACAACGCAGTCGCTCCGAAGCCAAAGCGGAACGCTCGGGCCAAGGCCGATCATTCGATTCGTAAATCACACTGCATAATTGAAACCGTTGCCCCAGCGGTTCTCACACAACGAGTGGAATGCCAATCGCGATCACTGCCGCTGAAAATGGCGCGGCAGATGCAGCCGGCAAAGGTGCCTAAGCAGGTCGGCTGGAATGATCGGGCACAACCATGTGAGCCGTTTGGGCGTTAGCCTGGCCTGCGCGTGAAAACCGTGGCGAACGCCAACGGCTCACATACCCGATGACACCTGCGTACCTGCTTACGCGTTCCACTTCAGTAAAGTGCCATGTCGACACAACTCGATCATTCCCAGCCATCAACGTCCCCCGCACCCGGCTATCTGCCTCCGCCCGAAACCCATTCGGTTGTGATCGGCTACATCGTTTGGATCTTCGGATTCTTTGGTGCTCACCGGTTCTATTACGGGAAACAAATCACGGGCACGATTTGGTTCTTCACGCTTGGACTGGCGGGAATCGGCTGGTTGATCGATCTGTTTTTGATTCCGGGGATGGATCGCCGGGCTCAAATGCGTTTCACCACGGGGCCGGTGGACTACACGATCGCGTGGATTTTGTTGACGTTTCTCGGATTGTTTGGGATCCATCGCTTCTACCTCGAAAAATGGTTCACCGGTGTCATCTATCTCTTGACCGGAGGATTGTTTGGGCTGGGCTGGCTCTACGATCTTTGGACGCTGAACGAACAAGTCGACCAGTACAACCGCCGGGCGGCGTCCACGAATTGAATGGAAGCGGGACTTAGGTGAAGAGCGGGGGAACCGCGAAGTGGCAGCACCTTGGTGGGAAAGCCACTGGCCGGAGCAAACCATCTACAATGACGCGGAGCGACCGCTTGGTTCCCTGAATTGAGCCAGCTCGTTGTTCCCCACCTGCCCCACTTCCCACCTCTTTCGCGATTGAGATTCACTCATGCGCATGCCCGTTTGGGTTGCTTTGGC includes these proteins:
- a CDS encoding Flp family type IVb pilin; the encoded protein is MSQRPFLRSIKRFLLEEDGPTAVEYAVMLSLIIVTAAAGISILVTETSNSLSHSSDAIAN
- a CDS encoding uracil-DNA glycosylase; protein product: MLELPRNDRFFDAKTLPRLLMTSLENDLDPGEAREATGELLAHLQRVGIRFIPQPNAESVESWQSRWQQTVAPPTEEAALPEGTQPTPPSVASTAAADPATIAPDVKTPPRAPQHRLQPVESFSVSDDPYPGKNLPIADRETELANLASVVAGCTKCSMLAKCRTQTVFGEGNSAARFAFLGEAPGADEDRLGRPFIGRAGQLLDKMVQACKLQREDIYLLNTVKCRPPENRNPEPTELDNCRSYYEQQLQILRPEYIVCLGAISAHSLLKTKLSVGRLRQQFHQYHESKVLVIYHPAYLLRNPEAKKAAWADLQLLMRDAGLA
- the der gene encoding ribosome biogenesis GTPase Der, translated to MPVPQVAIVGRPNVGKSSVFNWLARRRLAIVDNFEGVTRDRMTTLIESDDQFFELVDTGGMGVEDADDLTSDVRRQIDMAIASADVILLVVDVQTGLMPLDQEVVERLRGVERPVILVANKADQEHQDIHADEFRQLGRGHLITVSTTQNRHRDDLIQVIVDRLPEKDEDLVAPQSSMKVAIVGRRNVGKSTFVNTLAESDRMIVSEVAGTTRDSVDVRFEIDGQTFLAIDTPGLRKRKSIRTDLDFYGSHRAQRSVRRADVVLMFFDALEKVSKVDKQLVGYIMEHHKPVLFVVNKWDKVDKEVPTEHWVKYLRHQFTTLSYAPIAFITGQTGRNVKAVMNHAAMLYKQAQSRVSTGELNRILRAAIDQHPPAMYQGRRPKIFYATQVSTEPPTVVVMCTDPKAFTHDYQRYLIAWMRDHLPFGEVPIKLYLQQRSRSEAKAERSGQGRSFDS
- a CDS encoding TM2 domain-containing protein; the protein is MSTQLDHSQPSTSPAPGYLPPPETHSVVIGYIVWIFGFFGAHRFYYGKQITGTIWFFTLGLAGIGWLIDLFLIPGMDRRAQMRFTTGPVDYTIAWILLTFLGLFGIHRFYLEKWFTGVIYLLTGGLFGLGWLYDLWTLNEQVDQYNRRAASTN